A segment of the Aureliella helgolandensis genome:
GCGTCGAGCCCCCAAGGCCCGCATGATGGCGATATCGCGGCGGCGTTCATTCATCGAATTGTAGATGCTAACTAAAATGCTAATGGCGCTCACCACGCATACCACTACGGTGAGAGCCAGAAATGCGTAGCGAATCGGATTGACGAACGTGGTGAGCATGTTGGTAATTTCGCTGACCGGAGAAACGGCTTGAGTTCTCAAGCGTTTGTCGATCGGGCGCTGCATATGCACTGCGTAAATTGGCGATCCGGCTTTGACCAAGACAGCCGTCAAATCACGTTTTTCCAACGGCAGACGCGGTGGTTGCCCCGCCTCAGCTTCAGCCCCAACGGCCTCTTTCTCATCTTCTGGATTGGCACCGTCCTCGAACACTCGAGTGTGCCCCTCCATCAAATAAAAGCCTTCCAAGTTGATGAATGCAGCTCGATCGTTGGGCGTTCCCGTAGGTGCCAGTACGCCCACGACCTCAAAGGCCTGCCCGTGTCCCTCACCGTCGGGATCTCCGTGCGTCGTCTTGAACGAGTCACCGACCTTGAGTTTCATGTAGTTGGCGACTTGAGCCCCAATGACCGCCTCGTAGTACCCATTTTCTGGAGAGTAGTCAACAAAATTGCGGCCCTCCGAGAAGGTGTACTCGCTGTCGGCCGCCCTCCCGTATCGGAGTTTTTCAAAGAATGCCGGCGTCGTCCCCACGACCCGAAAGGGACCGAGAAAGTCCCCTAAACACACTGGGATTGCAAACCCTCCATTCGTGTAATCGCAAAACAAGCCGTTGCGTTCCGGTTCAGCCACCAAGCCACCAATCTTCTCAATCTCCGCTTGGCGACCACCTCTTCCTGGGATGAGTTCCAAGTACTCTTCATAGGGGATCACTTCGATGGGCTTACTCAGGTAAAACACCGTGTTCAAGGCAAGCTGGAGCGATCCCCCCTTGGCTCCCACAATCAAGTTGTAACCAACATTGCTATTGCGATCGAACGATTCGGTAATGATCCAGCTGAGACTTAGAACCAAGACAACCAGTCCGACTCCCAGCGCCATACTGAACATCGTCAGGACCGTTGCCAGCCCTCGCTGCTGCATATTTCGCCAAGCGATGTGAAACAAATTCACGTTGTTCGTTCTCCGACCAAAAACAAATGGATTAGCGCATCAATCACGAGTGATTGGCAGCAACGGTCTGCATGGCTTTGTTGAGCGACTCCAAGCGTTCGACGCGTTCAAACTGCTCGGCTACCTGCAGGGAATGGGTGACCATCAACAGCGCAATGCCTTCGTCACGACAACACGCACGAATTAAATCGATGATCACTTGTTGATTTTTGGGATCAATATTAGCGGTCGGCTCATCCGCCAGCAGCAACTTAGGGCGGTTGGCCAGCGCGCGCGCCACAGCCACTCGCTGCTGTTGTCCGACCGACAAGGCAGCTGGTTTGTGGTGCAACCGCTCCCCCAGCCCGACCTTTTGCAGCAGATCGGTAGCGCGTGCCAAGTCGTGTTTGCCGCTTCCAAAGGTCATGCCCAGACGCACATTCTCCAACGCCGTGAATCCGGAGAGGAGATTGAAGGTCTGGAATACGTACCCGAGCTTGGCCGCACGCACGCGATCGCGGCCCGCTTCACTCAACTTCGACAGCTCGATGTTGTCCACTTGGATTGAGCCGCGGTCGGGGGCCATAATGCCAGCGATGCAATGCAGCAGCGTCGTCTTGCCACCGCCACTCTCACCAATCAATACCACCTGTTCCCCCTGACCGATTTTGAACTCAGGGATGTCCAACACGGGCAACCGCGATTGGTCGGGGAGCGCGAAAGACTTGTATAGATCTTGAATTTTTAGCATGGGTTATTCCATTTGCCTCTAACGCCCTCGGCGGACGGCCCGTTCAATATCACGTCGTGCATCGGCTTTCTTTAGTTTTTCGCGTTTGTCATGCAACTTCATCCCTTTGCAGAGAGCCATCTGACACTTCACGATCCCTCGTTCATTGAAATACAACTGCAATGGCACCAGCGTCAGCCCTTTTTCCTTGGCTTGCCCGACAAACTTGCCCATTTCTCGTCGATGAATCAACAGCTGCCGAGGACGTCGCGGCTCATGATTCCAAACGGTCGCTTGAGGATATTCAGCAATGTCGCAGCCGAACAACCACAGAGTCTCTCCCCGCACACGCCCGTACGATTCGTCCAACTGACACTTGCCATTGCGTAGACTCTTAACCTCGCTGCCGACCAGGATCATGCCACATTCGATGGTGTCCAAGATTTCGTACTTGTGCCGGGCCTTGCGATTGGTGCAAATTGGTTTGATGCTGGGAGTAGCTGGAGTCTTGCCCCCCTTGGTCGTCCCTTTACCGCTAGATTTAGTGCCCCCTTTAGATTTCGTAGGCTTGGGCTTGGTGGGTGCTGCTTTTTTCTTGCTCAATTTTCGCTCAGTCGTCGCAGGTCGCGCTAGGGTGATTCGGGAGCCAACCAATCTCATCATTGGGGCCCCAATCTTCGCCGAACCTCCAATGATACGCAATAACGCCGCCCTGTGGTTCACGAACCTCCAGTCATCGGGGGAATACAGTTGCCCGGGAAATGGCGGCGTCGATCGCTGGGCAATGCGAACAGGGGTAAGCAGTCGGTGCTTCTTGGATTACAATCGGCACTCTCGCAGCCACTGGCAGCACTTTTACAGGTCTTTCAAAATTTAGCATCCGGCCTCACCAATTCTCGGTGGCAACAGACCGACAGCCGATCCTAAGAAATCCTGTACCCCGACATCCTGTATCCCCGGTGAAAACGATGACATTCGAGCTTCCCGTCGTAACTGAGAACGCGACTTCCGGCAGCTGCGGTAGCGCGGCCTCAGGAGCGGACTTCGTCCCTACCCAACGCCTTCCCCAGTGGCTGCGTCGCGACCTTCCTAAGGGAAATTTCAACAACTTCACCGCCGGCTTACTGGAGGAATTGAAACTAGAGACGGTCTGTGATAACGCCAAATGCCCGAATCGCATGGAATGCTATTCGCAAAAAACGGCCACTTTCATGATCCTGGGGAACGTCTGCACGCGTCCTTGCGGATTCTGCGCGGTGTCGCGCGGCAAACCGGAAGCCCTCGAGCTGGATGAACCCGATCGCGTCGCCGAAGCCGCCTACCGACTCGGCCTCAAACACGTCGTGATTACCTCGGTTACCCGCGACGACCTGCCCGACGGAGGTGCTGAACACTTTTACGAGACCGTCCTGGCCGTGCGCGCCAAAACCCAGGCCACAATTGAGGTCCTGACACCAGACTTCATTAAAAATAAAGCCGGTTTGGATCGCGTCGTCGAAGCGGCTCCCGAGGTCTTCAATCACAACATGGAGACCGTTCCCAGACTCTATCGCCGAGTCCGAGGCCCGAAAAGCGACTACAATTGGACGCTCGAACTCTTGAAGCGAGTCCAAGAACTCAACCCGAGTATTAAGACCAAGAGTGGCCTGATGCTGGGACTGAGCGAAACTCGTGACGAATTGCTGCAATGCCTAGCCGATCTGCGCACTTTCGGTTGCGACTTCCTCACCCTGGGGCAGTATCTCCAACCAGGCCAGCGTTACCTACCCGTGGTTCGCTATGTTCCCCCAGAGGAGTTTGAAGAACTCGGCGAAATCGCCTTAAAGATGGGCTTTGAAAAGGTCGCCAGTGGGCCATTCGTCCGCTCCAGCTACCATGCACGCGAAATGACCCAGTAAGCGATCGCAGATTCATGTGCGAGCCGAATCGACCGAAGAAGAATTGGTAAAGTGTGCCTCGTTTCTTGGGTAAAGCGTTGGAGGAATTGGTAAGATCTAGGAGCGATAGCCTGATCTACTCAGCCTCGAATGACCTCCTATCACCAATACCTACCTTGCCCTGGGGAAGAACGATCCATGCTCCGTTCCATCTTGCGAACCTTTCTACCATTCAGCACTTGTTTCGGGATTGTGCTGTGCACCGCCCCCGTGGCCTCAGCACAGACCACCAAGGTCGACGCTGCGGAAACCGCTCCGGAAAAATTGTTTGAACCGCGCGAGTATATCGGCGAAGAGGGGCCCCTAGCGGGAAAATCTCTCAAGTACCGACTCCTAAAACCGCTGGACTACGACCCGGGCGAAAAATATCCGCTGGTCGTTTTCCTGCACGGAGCTGGAGAGCGGGGCGACGACAATACGGCTCAATTGGTCCATGGCATGGCGGATTTCTGCTCTCCGGAGAACCGTAAGAAATACCGCTGTTACGTGATCGCCCCGCAATGCCCCAAGGGTGAAAAATGGGCAGACATCGATTGGTCCGCCGACCAGGTTGCGCTGCCGCCGCACGCCAGCCAATCGATGCAATTGACTCTGGCTCTCGTAGATTCCATGTTGGCCGATGCAGCGGTCGACAAAAAACGCGTCTACATTACCGGCCTGTCGATGGGGGGCTATGGTACCTGGGATGCATTGGCGCGTCGGCCCGATTTTTTCGCAGCGGCAATTCCCATCTGCGGCGGTGGCGACCCAGCCACGGCGGAACAAATCAAACACATACCGCTAGCTTGCTACCATGGCGGAGCAGACAGCGTCGTCAATGTCGAGCTTTCACGGGACATGATTGAAGCGCTTCGGCAAGCCGGCGGAAAGCCACTCTACACAGAGTATCCCGGCGTTGGACACAATAGCTGGACAGCCACCTATGCGAATCCCGACACCCTGGAATGGCTCTTTGCCCAGCGCCGCACAGCAAAGGTTCAACCCTAGCTTGCGGGTCACCACTCCCGATTTGTCTCCTTGCCCTCAAGCCATAGATGCCGACCGCGTGAATTTTGCTGAACCGCTTCCGACCTCTGACTTGCAGCCCGAGCACCAGGCACAGCTCTTTCCCTCGCTAGGCTACTACGATTTCCAGCGAGCCGCGTGGCGTGCGTTCGTGCATGGCAGAGTCTTTATCGACGGTCGGGTTCCTATCGGTACCCGACTGTTGCTCAAAGGCTTGACCAAGGCCATGCGGGCGACTCCCGAGGAAGTCGCCAGCGATACGTTCCAAAGCCGAATTGATGGCTTTCTATCCGCGCCTGGTAGGCGAAGGAGAATCGTACTTGCGATCGGCTCTCGACAGTATCGCTTGCGTCGCAGGACGAGGCGCAACGGTAGCTTCTATGGCACGCTAACCCTGCCCCAGGACGCGACGGCCGCCTGCTCGAAAAACGCCCCCTCCGCTCTGGCAATGCAACTGCTGCGTTCCACCGACGAGGTCGGCACCATTTCCGCCACGCGCGGAGAAATCCACCTGGTGCCCACGCATGGGATCAGTGTGGTGAGTGACATTGACGACACCATCAAGATGACCGAAGCGACCAGTCGCAAGGAGATGCTTGCGAACACTTTCCTGCGTCCGTTCGAAGTCATTGAGGGAATGGCACAGTTGTACCAAAGCTGGGAGACGCAGGGCTGCGCCTTCCACTACGTTTCAAGCAGCCCCTGGCAACTCTACGAGCCACTGGCTGAACTGTGCGCCGCCAGCCGTTTCCCGTCGGGCAGCATGCACCTACGTTACTTCCGAGTCCGAGACGAAATGTTCAAGCGTTTCCGCCCCATCCGACGCAATAGCAAAGTCGGCATCATTGCGGGAATCCTCAAGACGTTGCCCGCGCGCAAATTCATCCTCGTCGGAGATAGCGGAGAGAAGGACCCAGAAATCTACCGCTTTCTGGCGCGACGCTTCCCCACGCAAATTGTCGCAGTCCTCATCCGAAATCTCGAATCACGACCACTCGACGCTAAGCGTCTGCGAAAACTGCGAACAATCTCCGGCACAACTCGTTGCAAAATCTTCACTAAGTCTGAAGAAATCGCCGGAACTATTGATCGACTCAAGCAAAAGCATCCCGATCTCAATCATCCATAACCCTACAAGACCTGCCCGCATCACAACCCGCCGCAAGACGCCTTGTCCAAATCGCAACCCGCCGCGTAAGCAAGGCCGGAGCGGCTGCGACAGGGCGTCCCCACCGCAACCGTTCTTTCATAGCTACGCCGGTCGGCATGGCAAGTCAACGCAACCACTCACCACACGCCCTGGAGCGACCGTTGCGCAACAGCTGACTACGCGACTAATCAGACAGGTGATTAGCGCAAGTCACTTAAGCTGGAATCCTCGACGGCTACGTCCGTTCGAGGCGTCTCCAACGGTAGCCACACCATGGCCAGTTTTGGAAGCCACCCCAGCACTTCGCGATGCGTGCTTCTAAGGCCAGTGGAGTCTTCATCCACGACACTCTCTGAAACGAATTTAGCCGAATCACTGAGCGCGGCGACAACTCGCGACAGTTCGATTGGTTGCGACCACTTCTCGATCGCGCGCGTTGCTAACACCCCCTGATTCCCGGCCACGATCACGCCATCGGGCTGTCGTCCCACCAGGTGAATTTTGCCTGGACTAATCTGAAAGAAGCAGTGCACGGCGCGGAATGCATAACCACCATCCGGCATCGATTGCGTTACAGGGGTAACCACATCCATGTACCGTCCCATAGTTTCCAGCAGCCTCCCACTGATGAATCCTGGCGTCGGCATCTCAAGTCCCCCGTGGATCGATTGCAAACCTTCGCTGCTGAGGAACGCTTCTTTAATTAGCAGATTCCCCATGCCATTGAGCGCCGCCCCTGAACCCCAGGTCAGCCGCCCAAAATCGATTCCCTCAAAGCGACTCCATTCATCATCGGAGTTCGCCTCAGGCGTAGACTTGGGTTTGTTAATCCACAGCCCCCATACTCGATTCCATTGCCTAAAATCGATGACGCCGGCAAAACGCGCCTGATCCCCCAACGCCTTGAGTTGTGGTAGCAGATCCACCACGAGAGAGCAGGGGAGTGAAGTTGCGCCAGTCCGCAATTGCATTTCGGTCATCAATTGCTGCTCTCCATGATGCCGTCGGATCATGAGCCGAGACGAATCGATTTGCTCAGCTTGCTGGCTTTCATTTTGAGCGAGTGCCTCGTGCGACTGCGCACCCACAAGATGTTCGGGACGATCCGTAAACTGAAAATCAATGGTCAGCCACTGCGAATCGAATTCTGGAAAGAAGCTGACCAATACGTTTCGAAGTGTCTGCTCACGCGTTTCACTTCTGACGACGACTTGCTGCATGCGAAAGACCGCCGCTTTGGAAGCCGCCGACGGACGGCACAGCATCCAATCGTGAGCAATTCTCCACACAGTTGCCATTTGGTCGGATTCCAAATTGGGCTGATCGAGCTGGACCAACCACTGCCCTCGGTAGAAGGCGACATCGGCAGACTGGACGCGGGCGATGATTTGCTTGGTTTCAGGATGCTTGAGCTGAATTCCATGTAGCACAAAGCGGTCGGGCGACTTGCCCTCCCAAGAAGCGACTTCGACAGACACCCCTAGGGTGCCAGTCAACCAAGCTTCCCACTGGGCGGTTCTGAATCGGCCGTAGAGAGAAGTTGCATGCAAGAGAGTCCACGCCACACAAAACGCCAGCGGCAACACACCTAATATTAGGAATGCGAGTCGCGTGAGGCCACGTGCTGTCGACTCATGCACCTGCCAACGATTTGTTCTGTGAGCTGCCATCCGTAGCAGTTTGCCCCTATCAATGGTACGGTCATCCGTAGCCAACCACGAAGCGTTTAACACCCCGGCAAAGTTGAAACAAGGGTCTTTGCGACCACCGCTACCGTACACGCCCTCAGATTACTTGGGAGTGCTAGTCCAAGTCTACCGTGAAATGCGAATTGCCCATTGCTAGCGTTACCGCTGCCGCGCGCTTCGGTGTGCCACCTTCACAGCACAACTCAAGAGACGCTTAAATCGACAAGCTGGTAAGCAAGGCAGAGAACCTCTCCTCTGCGGAGCGATTTGGAGAGTTGCCTCCGAAATCAAACTGAAAAACGCGCACGCCCCCATTTGCGGCTGAACAACACCACTCGGCCGGGGATATCTTCGGCTCAGCGGTAGTTTTCTACTGCTGAGCGGCGCGTTCCAGGTAAAGTTGATAGCGACCTTGCATCTCCTCAACGCTGTCTCCGCCAAACTTGTCCACCAGTGCAGCCGCAATTTCAAAGGCCACCACATGCTCTACGATGACACTCGCCGCTGAAATGGCGCACACATCGCTACGTTCGTAACTTGCCCGTTGCGGCTCTTTGCTGTCCATGCGAATCGAATCGAG
Coding sequences within it:
- a CDS encoding carboxylesterase family protein, which encodes MLRSILRTFLPFSTCFGIVLCTAPVASAQTTKVDAAETAPEKLFEPREYIGEEGPLAGKSLKYRLLKPLDYDPGEKYPLVVFLHGAGERGDDNTAQLVHGMADFCSPENRKKYRCYVIAPQCPKGEKWADIDWSADQVALPPHASQSMQLTLALVDSMLADAAVDKKRVYITGLSMGGYGTWDALARRPDFFAAAIPICGGGDPATAEQIKHIPLACYHGGADSVVNVELSRDMIEALRQAGGKPLYTEYPGVGHNSWTATYANPDTLEWLFAQRRTAKVQP
- a CDS encoding ABC transporter permease, producing the protein MNLFHIAWRNMQQRGLATVLTMFSMALGVGLVVLVLSLSWIITESFDRNSNVGYNLIVGAKGGSLQLALNTVFYLSKPIEVIPYEEYLELIPGRGGRQAEIEKIGGLVAEPERNGLFCDYTNGGFAIPVCLGDFLGPFRVVGTTPAFFEKLRYGRAADSEYTFSEGRNFVDYSPENGYYEAVIGAQVANYMKLKVGDSFKTTHGDPDGEGHGQAFEVVGVLAPTGTPNDRAAFINLEGFYLMEGHTRVFEDGANPEDEKEAVGAEAEAGQPPRLPLEKRDLTAVLVKAGSPIYAVHMQRPIDKRLRTQAVSPVSEITNMLTTFVNPIRYAFLALTVVVCVVSAISILVSIYNSMNERRRDIAIMRALGARRDAVVMVILLESLLIAVGGGLAGWIFGHAIGVACSGLVESMTGISIGFFNTITIQEAVLIPGLMILATLAGIVPAFVAYRTNVSENLGN
- the lipA gene encoding lipoyl synthase, giving the protein MTFELPVVTENATSGSCGSAASGADFVPTQRLPQWLRRDLPKGNFNNFTAGLLEELKLETVCDNAKCPNRMECYSQKTATFMILGNVCTRPCGFCAVSRGKPEALELDEPDRVAEAAYRLGLKHVVITSVTRDDLPDGGAEHFYETVLAVRAKTQATIEVLTPDFIKNKAGLDRVVEAAPEVFNHNMETVPRLYRRVRGPKSDYNWTLELLKRVQELNPSIKTKSGLMLGLSETRDELLQCLADLRTFGCDFLTLGQYLQPGQRYLPVVRYVPPEEFEELGEIALKMGFEKVASGPFVRSSYHAREMTQ
- the smpB gene encoding SsrA-binding protein SmpB, which encodes MSKKKAAPTKPKPTKSKGGTKSSGKGTTKGGKTPATPSIKPICTNRKARHKYEILDTIECGMILVGSEVKSLRNGKCQLDESYGRVRGETLWLFGCDIAEYPQATVWNHEPRRPRQLLIHRREMGKFVGQAKEKGLTLVPLQLYFNERGIVKCQMALCKGMKLHDKREKLKKADARRDIERAVRRGR
- a CDS encoding phosphatidate phosphatase App1 family protein produces the protein MNFAEPLPTSDLQPEHQAQLFPSLGYYDFQRAAWRAFVHGRVFIDGRVPIGTRLLLKGLTKAMRATPEEVASDTFQSRIDGFLSAPGRRRRIVLAIGSRQYRLRRRTRRNGSFYGTLTLPQDATAACSKNAPSALAMQLLRSTDEVGTISATRGEIHLVPTHGISVVSDIDDTIKMTEATSRKEMLANTFLRPFEVIEGMAQLYQSWETQGCAFHYVSSSPWQLYEPLAELCAASRFPSGSMHLRYFRVRDEMFKRFRPIRRNSKVGIIAGILKTLPARKFILVGDSGEKDPEIYRFLARRFPTQIVAVLIRNLESRPLDAKRLRKLRTISGTTRCKIFTKSEEIAGTIDRLKQKHPDLNHP
- a CDS encoding ABC transporter ATP-binding protein, with protein sequence MLKIQDLYKSFALPDQSRLPVLDIPEFKIGQGEQVVLIGESGGGKTTLLHCIAGIMAPDRGSIQVDNIELSKLSEAGRDRVRAAKLGYVFQTFNLLSGFTALENVRLGMTFGSGKHDLARATDLLQKVGLGERLHHKPAALSVGQQQRVAVARALANRPKLLLADEPTANIDPKNQQVIIDLIRACCRDEGIALLMVTHSLQVAEQFERVERLESLNKAMQTVAANHS